The genomic region ACCACCAGGAGGACGACGCCCTGGTCAACGCGAAGGTCCAGGCGGCCTTCAAGAACGACATCGTGCCGATCCTGTGCGTGGGCGAGGGCCTGGAGGTGCGCAAGCAGGGCCGCCAGGTCGAGCACGTCCTGGCGCAGCTCGACGGCGCGCTCAAGGGCGTGCCGGCCGAGCAGGCCGAGCGGATCGTCGTGGCCTACGAGCCGGTGTGGGCGATCGGTACGGGCGAGGTCGCGACCCCCGAGGACGCCCAGGAGGTGTGCGCGGCCGTGCGCGTGCGCCTGTCGGAGCTGTACTCGCCCGAGGTCGCGGGCGCGGTGCGCGTGCTCTACGGCGGTTCGGTCAAGGGCGACAACGCCCCCGGCATCATGGCCAAGGACGACGTCGACGGCGCCCTGGTCGGCGGCGCCTGCCTGAAGGCGGACGAGTTCGTCAAGATCATCCGGTTCGGCGACAAGTAGTTTCGCCGACAGGCCGCCGTGACCTGCGACACCGCCCTTCCCGGACCGGAGTCCGGGGAGGGCGGGGCCCGACGAGTGCCGTGGTCGGGCTAGACTTCGCTGAGGGGATGGCCGTGCCTCGCGGTTTCCCCTCCCGTGTCGCCATGGGCACGGTAAAATCCGAAAACGTCCCCGGTCTCCTCCTTCCGTGATCCGAGCCGGCCAGGCCGGTGCCGAGCACCGCCGCTGGTACGGGTGGTGAATGGGGGGCCGAGGTGTCCATTCCCCCGCTGCGGGGTCGAGCTACGGGTGAGCGTGTGATCCTCGGTCTGTCCATCTTCGTGATGCTTCTCAGCGCGCTGCTGATCTTCCTGGTGCTCATGCACAAGGGGAAGGGCGGCGGCCTGTCCGACATGTTCGGCGGAGGCGTCATGTCCTCCCTCGGGGGTTCGTCGGTCGTCGAGCGCAACCTCGACCGCATGACCATCGCTGTCGGGGTCGTCTGGATCCTCGCCATCGTCGCCCTCGGCCTGTTGATCAACCGGGGCATGTAGCCGGCGATACGCAGGCACCCCCCGTCCACAGTCAAGCTCGCCCGAGTGTCGGTGAGCGAGTTCGCCGAAGGAGTTTTTCGTGGGTAGTGGCAGTGCCATCCGTGGCAGCCGAGTCGGAGCCGGCCCCATGGGCGAGGCGGAGCGGGGCGAGGCCGCCCCGCGCGTGCGGGTTCCGTTCTACTGTGCGAACTTGCACGAGGTCGTGCCCAGCTTCGCGAGCGAAGCCGCGGTCCCCGACGAGTGGGACTGCCCCCGTTGCGGATTCCCCGCGGGCAAGGACAAGGCGAACCCCCCGTCGCCGCCGCGTACCGAGCCCTACAAGACGCACCTGGCCTACGTGAAGGAGCGCCGCAGCGAGGAGGAGGGCAAGCTCATCCTGGATGAGGCCCTGGCCAAGCTGCGCGCCGACCGCGCGGCCGTGGAGGCCCACATGAAGGCCGCCCAGAACTAGGGCCAGGGCCGGCTCTGCCGGTCCGGCCCGTACCGGGGCCCGTCGCGTCCACCGCGGCGGGCCCCGGTCGTGCGTCGGGCGGGCCGGGCGACGTGCGGGTACGCGCACGGACATGAAAGCTGACCGGTAGTTCCTCATTCGCGGGACTGGTGTGGCGGGAGCGAATTAGGGTGATCGCCACGCACCCCCAACAGCCCCTCATGAGGAGATGGTGTCGATGTCCACGTGCCCGACCGGCGGCGACCACGACTGGATTCTCGGTGACGACCGCAAGTTCCAGTGCGCCAAGTGCGGGGCTCAGAGCGCGCGCAGGTTCTGAGAGCCGGGGCCGGGCTGGACGGTCCCGCGTGCGGCCAGATCGCCCTTGAGGGAGGCGCGCCAGGTCACCGGCTCTCCCAGGACCTCGGCCACCCCCTTGGCCCAGCGTTCGAGGGGTGCGAACGCGTCCGGTCCCTCCCGCAGGACGGTCCGTCCCTGGTAGTGGACCCCGTCCAGGACCACGATCTCGCCGTCGACTCGCAGCTCGGTGTCGTACTCCCTCGTATTGCGCCTCATGGACGGGACTCTAGCGGGGCGGGTCGGGCGATGCCCCGCCTTCGGCGCGATCGTCCGAAGACGGACACGGGGCCGGACCGCGCGGCACCGACCACACCGGGGAGTTGGAACAATGGGGACATGGCTTCCCCCGAACCCTCGGACGACCCCCCGGTCCTGCGGGGCGTCCCCTCGGACCTGACACACACCTCCGGCAGTGTCTCCCACCTGCGCCGGTACGTGAGCCTGCGCGGCCCCAACGCGCGGATGTGGATGGCGGCGGCCTACCTCTCGGGTGCCCTCACCGTGGGCTTCCTCGTCGTGGTGGGCTCGCTGCTGTGGAACCTGCTGCGCCAGGACTACACGGTCGGATCGGTGACGCTGTGGTCGGCGGCGGCCCTGACCATGGCCTTCGTCGGCCCGGGCAGCAACATCGTCCTGCTGCGCGGCCTCCCGCAGCGCATCACCCGCCAGGGCATCAGCGCCGACAGCGACGGCGTCATCGTGCTCCAGGAACGCAAGTGGTGGTTCCCCGGCGAGGGCACGTTCATCGGATGGAACGAGATCCGCCGCGTCCGCGAGGACCACACCGGTGACCGCCGCCGCACCTACTTCATCGAGTTCGTCCTGGACACCTACCGCACGGACGAGGAACTGCCCACCTGGGCCGAGTCCGCCGAGAGCCTGGGCCTGACCTCGGTGGAGGCCCCCACGCAGTTCTACGTCCAGGTCCCACGGGACCACAAGGAGAAGATCCTGCGGATGATCGAGCGGACGGCGCCGCTGCCCTCGGTCGTGGAGCGCTCACCGCTGAGCCTGGACTGAGCGCCTGCCGCCGAGCCGGCGGGTCAGCTCCGCCGCGGCGTCGCGCACCCGCCCGGCCAGCGCCATCGGGGTGACCGGCCGGGCGCTGGGCACGGTGAGGCTGATGGCCGCGGCGGGCCGGCCGTTGTGGTCCAGCGCGGCCGCCGCCACCGACACGAAGCCGTCGGTCACCTGGCCGGCCTCGATCGACCAGCCCTGGCGGGCCTCCTCCTCCAGGACCCGTCGCAGCTCCCCGGGGTCGGCGGGCCCCCGGCCGGTGCGGTCGGTGAACGCCGCCCTGTCGGGGTAGAGGGCGCGCACCTGCGCACGGGGGAGCCGGGCGAGCATGGCCCGCCCCGACGCGGTCAGGTGCGCGGGCAGGCGGACCCCCACACCCGTGATGAGCGTGGGCGCGTGCGGCGGCTGCTCCTTGAGCAGGTACAGGGTGTCGGCGCCGTGCAGCACGCCCAGGTGCGCGGTGGCGCCGGTGGCCTCCATCAGCTGGTGCAGCAGCGGCCGGGCCAACCGCTCGACGCCGTCATGGCGCAGGTAGGCCGAACCGATCTCGAACGCGGCCACCCCCAGGCCCCAGCGGCGCTCCTCGGGCAGGTGGGTGACGAAGCCCTCCTGGGCCATCGCCTCCAGCAGCTGGTAGACGCTGGAACGGGGCACGTCCACTTCCAGGGCGATCGCCGAGGCCGACACCGGGCCGGGGCGGGAGGCCAGGAACCGCAGAACGCGCAGGGCGCGTGTGGCCGCCGGCACGAAACTCATACCCCGATTGTTCCACGGAATCGGTGTCCGCCCAGGTCCGGGCGCTGGCCGGGGTGGGCCACGATCGCGGTCCCGGTCCGGCGCCGGCCGTCGGCACGGCCGGTGGGGTGATGTCTGAAATCCCAGACGGAACCCTCGTGTCAGGGCTTCTGCGGCGGGTCCGGTGGAGGTGGAATGGGGCCATGTCCACAGCAGCCCCTTCCGTCAACGTCGGCGGTGCCCCGCTCACCCCGGCCCAGGTCCTCGACGTCGCCCGCAACGGCGCCCGCGTCATCATCGGAGAGGAGACCCGCAAGGCCGTCCGGCACGGCCGCGAGCGGGTCGAGTCGCTGGCCCGGGGCGAGGTCCCCGCCTACGGCGTCAGCACCGGCTTCGGCGCCCTGGCCACCCGCCACATCGCACCCGACCTGCGCGCCCGCCTGCAGCGCTCGCTCATCCGCTCCCACGCCGCCGGGGCCGGCCCCGAGGTCGAGCGCGAGGTCGTGCGCGCCCTCATGCTGCTGCGCCTGCGCACGCTGGCCTCCGGCAACACCGGCGTGGAGGTCGCCACGGTCGACACCCTCGCGGCCATGCTCAACGCCGGGATCACGCCCGTCGTGCACGAGTACGGCAGCCTGGGCTGCTCCGGCGACCTGGCGCCGCTGTCGCACGTGGCCCTGGCGCTCATGGGCGAGGGACAGGTCCGTGACGCCGCCGGTGAGTTCCTGCCCGCCTACACCGCCCTGCACGCCGCCGGGATCCGCCCGGTCGAGCTGGGCGCCAAGGAGGGCCTGGCACTGATCAACGGCACCGACGGCATGCTCGGCATGCTCGCCATCGCCTGCCAGGACCTGACCCGCCTGCTCAAGGTCGCCGACATCACCGCCGCCATGAGCGTCGAGGCGCTCCTGGGCACCGACCGGGTCTTCGCCGACGAACTCCAGCGGCTGCGGCCCCACCCCGGCCAGGCGGCCTCCGCCGCCAACCTGACCGCGCTGCTGGCCGACTCGCCGATCGTCGCCTCCCACCGCGGCCCCGACTGCAACCGGGTCCAGGACGCCTACTCGCTGCGCTGCGCCCCGCAGGTCGCCGGCGCCGCCCGCGACACCCTGGACCACGCGCTCCTGGTCGCCGGGCGCGAACTCGACAGCGTGATCGACAACCCCGTGGTCCTCGACGACGGCCGTGTGGAGTCCAACGGCAACTTCCACGGCGCGCCCGTGGCCTACGTCCTGGACTTCCTGGCGATCGCGGTCGCCGACACCGCCTCCATCGCCGAGCGGCGCACCGACCGCATGCTCGACGTGTCGCGCTCCCACGGCCTGCCGGCCTTCCTGGCCGACGACCCCGGCGTGGACTCCGGGCACATGATCGCCCAGTACACCCAGGCCGCGATCGTCTCCGAGCTCAAGCGCCTGGCCGTGCCGGCCAGCGTCGACTCCATCCCCAGCTCCGCCATGCAGGAGGACCACGTGTCCATGGGCTGGTCGGCCGCGCGCAAGCTGCGCCGCGCCGTGGACGGGCTCACCACCGTGCTGGCCGTGGAACTGCTGACCGCCGCCCGCGCCCTGGACCTGCGCTCGCCGCTGCAGCCCGGGCCCGCCACCGGAGCCGTCGTGCGCGCCCTGCGCGAGCACGTCGAGGGCCCCGGCCCCGACCGCCACCTGTCGCCCGAGATCGCCGCCGTCGCCGCCCTGGTCAGCGACGGGACGGTCGTCGAGGCGGCCGAGTCGGTCACCCCCCTGTCCTGACCCCCGGTTCGCACCACCCCAGGAGACGCCCATGAGCACCCCGCGTACCGTCCGTGCCGCCCGCGGCACCACCCTGTCGGCCAAGGGCTGGCCGCAGGAGGCCGCCCTGCGCATGTTCCACAACAACCTCGACCCCGAGGTGGCCGAGCACCCCGAGGACCTGGTCGTCTACGGCGGCACCGGCAAGGCCGCCCGCGACTGGCGCAGTTTCGACCGGATCACCGCCTCGCTGCGCGACCTGGAGGGCGACGAGACCCTGCTCGTGCAGTCGGGGCGCCCGGTGGGGATCATGCGCACCCACGAGTGGGCGCCGCGGGTGCTCATCGCCAACAGCAACCTCGTGGGGGACTGGGCGAACTGGCCCGAGTTCCGGCGCCTGGAGGCGCAGGGCCTGACCATGTACGGGCAGATGACCGCCGGTTCGTGGATCTACATCGGCACCCAGGGCATCCTCCAGGGGACCTACGAGACCTTCGCCGCGGTGGCGGCCAAACGGTTCGGGGGCAGCCTGGCCGGGACCATCACCCTCACGGCGGGCCTGGGCGGCATGGGCGGCGCCCAGCCGCTGGCCGTCACCATGAACGGCGGTGTGGCGATCGTCGTGGAGTGCGACTCCAGCCGCATCGACCGCCGGATCGAGCACCGCTACCTGGACGTGCGCGCCCACGGCCTGGACCACGCGCTGGAGCTGGCGGCCAGGGCCCGCGACGAGCGGCGCGCCCTGTCCATCGGCGTGCTGGGCAACGCCGCCGAGGTCTTCCCCGACCTGCTCGCCCGCTCCGCGCCGATCGACATCGTCACCGACCAGACCTCCGCCCACGACCCGCTGGCCTACCTGCCCGCGGGGGTCGCGTTCGAGGACTGGAAGGCCCTGGCCGCCGCCAAGCCCGAGGACTTCACTCAGCGGGCGCGCGCGTCCATGGCCGCGCACGTGGAGGCCATGGTGGGCTTCCAGGACGGGGGCGCCGAGGTCTTCGACTACGGCAACTCCATCCGTGACGAGGCCCGTGAGGGCGGCTACTCCCGCGCCTTCGACTTCCCCGGGTTCGTGCCCGCCTACATCCGCCCGCTCTTCTGCGAGGGCAAGGGACCGTTCCGGTGGGCCGCTCTGTCCGGCGACCCCGCCGACATCGCGCGCACCGACCGGGCCGTCCTGGACCTGTTCCCCGACAACGACCACCTCGCCCGGTGGATCCGCATGGCGGGCGAGCGGGTCGCCTTCCAGGGGCTGCCCGCCCGCATCTGCTGGCTGGGCCAGGGCGAGCGGGCCGCCGCGGGCGAGCGCTTCAACGAGCTCGTCGCGTCGGGGGAGATCTCCGCGCCCCTGGCGATCGGGCGCGACCACCTGGACACCGGATCGGTGGCCTCGCCCTACCGCGAGACCGAGGCGATGAAGGACGGCTCGGACGCGATCGCCGACTGGCCGCTGCTCAACGCCCTGGTCAACACCTCCTCGGGGGCCTCGTGGGTGTCGATCCACCACGGCGGCGGCGTCGGCATGGGCCGTTCCCTGCACGCGGGCCAGGTGAGCGTTGCCGACGGCACCGAGCTGGCCGCCGCCAAGCTGGAACGGGTGCTCACCAACGACCCCGCCATGGGCGTGGTCCGGCACGTGGACGCGGGCTACGAGGAGGCCGAGCGCGTGGCCGAGGCGCAGGGCATCCGCGTTCCCATGCGCGAGGGCGACGGGGAGCACGTGTGAGCACACCGAACCCCGTCCCCGATGCCGGGGCGTTCGACCGCCTCTGGGCCGACCTGGCCCCCGTGGGCCGCGACGCCGGCAGCGGCGGCTACCACCGCTTCTCCTGGACCGGCGCCGACACCGACGCGCGCGCCTGGTTCACCGAGGCGGCCGCCGCCCGCGGCCTGGACGTGCGCACCGACCGCAACGGCAACCTGTGGGCCTGGTGGGGCACCCCGGGGCCCGGCGCCGTGGCGACCGGCTCCCACCTGGACAGCGTCCCCGACGGGGGCGCCTTCGACGGCCCCCTCGGTGTGGCCTCGGCCCTGGCGGCCGTGGACGAGCTGCGCCGGCGCGGTGTCACCCCCGCGCGCCCGCTGGCCGTGGTCGTGTTCGTGGAGGAGGAGGGCGGCCGCTTCGGTGTCCCCTGTCTGGGCAGCCGCCTGGCCACCGGGGAGATCGCGCCCGAGCGGGCCCGGGGCCTGACCGACGCCGCGGGCGTGACGTGGGAGCGGGCGATGGAGGAGGCCGGGCTCGACCCGCTGGGCCTCGGCGCCGACCCCGACACCCTCGGACTGCTCGACGCGTTCGTCGAACTGCACGTGGAGCAGGGCCGTG from Nocardiopsis aegyptia harbors:
- a CDS encoding IclR family transcriptional regulator, which gives rise to MSFVPAATRALRVLRFLASRPGPVSASAIALEVDVPRSSVYQLLEAMAQEGFVTHLPEERRWGLGVAAFEIGSAYLRHDGVERLARPLLHQLMEATGATAHLGVLHGADTLYLLKEQPPHAPTLITGVGVRLPAHLTASGRAMLARLPRAQVRALYPDRAAFTDRTGRGPADPGELRRVLEEEARQGWSIEAGQVTDGFVSVAAAALDHNGRPAAAISLTVPSARPVTPMALAGRVRDAAAELTRRLGGRRSVQAQR
- a CDS encoding RNA polymerase-binding protein RbpA; translated protein: MGSGSAIRGSRVGAGPMGEAERGEAAPRVRVPFYCANLHEVVPSFASEAAVPDEWDCPRCGFPAGKDKANPPSPPRTEPYKTHLAYVKERRSEEEGKLILDEALAKLRADRAAVEAHMKAAQN
- the hutU gene encoding urocanate hydratase, producing the protein MSTPRTVRAARGTTLSAKGWPQEAALRMFHNNLDPEVAEHPEDLVVYGGTGKAARDWRSFDRITASLRDLEGDETLLVQSGRPVGIMRTHEWAPRVLIANSNLVGDWANWPEFRRLEAQGLTMYGQMTAGSWIYIGTQGILQGTYETFAAVAAKRFGGSLAGTITLTAGLGGMGGAQPLAVTMNGGVAIVVECDSSRIDRRIEHRYLDVRAHGLDHALELAARARDERRALSIGVLGNAAEVFPDLLARSAPIDIVTDQTSAHDPLAYLPAGVAFEDWKALAAAKPEDFTQRARASMAAHVEAMVGFQDGGAEVFDYGNSIRDEAREGGYSRAFDFPGFVPAYIRPLFCEGKGPFRWAALSGDPADIARTDRAVLDLFPDNDHLARWIRMAGERVAFQGLPARICWLGQGERAAAGERFNELVASGEISAPLAIGRDHLDTGSVASPYRETEAMKDGSDAIADWPLLNALVNTSSGASWVSIHHGGGVGMGRSLHAGQVSVADGTELAAAKLERVLTNDPAMGVVRHVDAGYEEAERVAEAQGIRVPMREGDGEHV
- the tpiA gene encoding triose-phosphate isomerase; this translates as MSKRLPLIAGNWKMNNNHLEAIALVQKLAFGLNDKDYDNAEVVVLPPFTDLRSVQTLVDGDKLRIGYGAQDISAHSIGAYTGEISGAMLAKLDCGYVLVGHSERREYHQEDDALVNAKVQAAFKNDIVPILCVGEGLEVRKQGRQVEHVLAQLDGALKGVPAEQAERIVVAYEPVWAIGTGEVATPEDAQEVCAAVRVRLSELYSPEVAGAVRVLYGGSVKGDNAPGIMAKDDVDGALVGGACLKADEFVKIIRFGDK
- the secG gene encoding preprotein translocase subunit SecG, with product MILGLSIFVMLLSALLIFLVLMHKGKGGGLSDMFGGGVMSSLGGSSVVERNLDRMTIAVGVVWILAIVALGLLINRGM
- the hutH gene encoding histidine ammonia-lyase; this encodes MSTAAPSVNVGGAPLTPAQVLDVARNGARVIIGEETRKAVRHGRERVESLARGEVPAYGVSTGFGALATRHIAPDLRARLQRSLIRSHAAGAGPEVEREVVRALMLLRLRTLASGNTGVEVATVDTLAAMLNAGITPVVHEYGSLGCSGDLAPLSHVALALMGEGQVRDAAGEFLPAYTALHAAGIRPVELGAKEGLALINGTDGMLGMLAIACQDLTRLLKVADITAAMSVEALLGTDRVFADELQRLRPHPGQAASAANLTALLADSPIVASHRGPDCNRVQDAYSLRCAPQVAGAARDTLDHALLVAGRELDSVIDNPVVLDDGRVESNGNFHGAPVAYVLDFLAIAVADTASIAERRTDRMLDVSRSHGLPAFLADDPGVDSGHMIAQYTQAAIVSELKRLAVPASVDSIPSSAMQEDHVSMGWSAARKLRRAVDGLTTVLAVELLTAARALDLRSPLQPGPATGAVVRALREHVEGPGPDRHLSPEIAAVAALVSDGTVVEAAESVTPLS